The genomic segment TTTTGTGACTACCGCTTAGAAAAGTTGACTTGACAGCAGAATGTTGCTACATTCCCCCGCGATGACCTTAGACTATCAGGCAATCACATCGGCGGATGGAATCATCAATGCCGCCAAAGTCCTCGGATCAAAGTATGGCCCGTTCAAGGTCGCCGTTGCTGCTGCCGAGGACGACGATGTCCTCAAAGCTTGTGCCGAGGCTGCCGAGCTTGGATTCGCCTTCTTCACACTCTTTGGTTCTGAATCCAAACTGCGCGAAATCGGCGAGAAGCATAAGATTGACTTCTCCGGGTTCACGATAGTCAACACTAAGGACGCCAACGAGTCCGCCCATCTTGCCGCTGAGTCGGCTGACAAAGGCAAGGCTGATCTCATCCAGAAGGGCTTCCTTTCGACATCTGCGTTACTGAAGACTGTTTTGTCGCGCGACTTCTCATTGCGGGCGGCAGACACTCTGAATCATGTCGCTGTCTTGGGATTCCCCGGCTATCACAAGCTACTTGGACTTACCGATGGCGGTATGGTCGTGAAACCGACCTTTGATCAAAAAGTACAGATCATCAATAACTCGATAAAGCTGTTTCATTGTCTTGGATATGAAAAACCCAAAGTCGCCGTGTCGGCTGCGGTTGACTATATCCACCAGCGGTTGACAGCCACAACCGAGGCTGCCCAATTGACCGCAATGAATAAAGACGGCCTGATCCCCGACTGCGAAGTCTACGGACCGGTAACCTTCGATGCTGCCACATCGCGCTCAGTCGCGCTTAGCCGCGGCATTACTAACTACGTTGCCGGCGATGCTGATATCTTTTTGGTAGACTCGATCGAAGAATGCAACATCGTCTCCAAGACGCTGATCTTGCTTTCACCAGCGACTTTTGCGGGGGTTATCGTTGGTGCCCGGGTACCGGTCAGTCTGGTTTCGCGCACCGACACAGCTCGCAACAAACTGGCATCGATCTCCATCGCCTGCTTGTTCTCGCACTATCTCAAGGCGGCCAAGTGATGTTGAAGAATTTTGCCGAGATCGAAAAACAGGCTCGCGAGAAAGCGACCGATCCACTTCTTGTCGCGTTTGTCGAACCGCACGAACCAAAACTGATTCAAGCAATCGACCGGGCGATGAAGAACCGCCTCATCAAGCCCGTCATGATCGGCGATGAAGCTGCGATTGCCAAAGCCTCTAAGGAAATCGGTGTCGATACGCTCGGCTGGGAACTTGTGCGTTCGCCAGAGCCGAACTACTCAGCATATCAAGCGCTGGAGCTGATCCGCGACAACAAAGTCGGCGGTATCTGCAAAGGCGTTTTCGGCGTCAAAGATTTCCAGTCATTGTTGTTCGAACGCAAACTTGGGTTCCGGGTGTCGAAAAACCTCGCTTCCGGCCACCTTGTCTGCAAAAATGAACAGTTGGATCGATTGTTAATACTTTCCGATCCAATCGTGAATCCTGACCCGGAAATGATGGACCTGGTCGACATCCTCAACAATGCCGTCGCGCTGGCGCGCAAACTTGGCAATCCTCTGCCCAAGGTTGCCCTGCTTGCCGCGGTTGAAGTCATCTATCCGCAGATGCCGGTCACGATCGTCGAAGCCGTCATCTCCAAGATGGTCGACAAGGGCCAGATCAAAAACTGTCTCGTCGACGGTCCGCTCTCGATGGATGTTGCATTGATGGAAAGTGCTGCGAAAGAAAAAGGCGCCAAGGGTGAAGTTGCTGGTCACGCCGAGGTCCTCATCGGTCCCAGCCTTGCCACCAGCTACGGTGTTTACAAGGCTCTGACAATGTTCACGAAGAGCGAATCTGGCTTGATAATCACAGGCGGCAAAGTCCCGGCAGTGATCACATCCGGCAACGACACCGCCGACACGAAGTATAATTCGTTAGTTCTCGCCGTCGCGACGCGGTAGACGCGTTTCCCTCTAGTCCGCCAGCCTCAACGGCATCACCAGGCAAAGATAATCCGCGCCATCGTCAGCCGCAGTCACAACCGCGGCGGCTGTCGAAGACGACAACGCAAAACGTACTTCGTCGCCTTCAAGCTGCTTGAGGATGTCGAGAATATACTGTGCGTTGTAGCCGATCTCCAAATCATCGGAGTCGTACTGGCAAGGGATCTTCTCAATCGCTTCGCCGCCCAAATCGACATTTGTGGCAGAGAGCTCAAGCGTGTTCTTGGAGATGCTGAACTTCACTTGGCGCGTTAGTGAATTGGACA from the bacterium genome contains:
- a CDS encoding phosphate butyryltransferase, which translates into the protein MLLHSPAMTLDYQAITSADGIINAAKVLGSKYGPFKVAVAAAEDDDVLKACAEAAELGFAFFTLFGSESKLREIGEKHKIDFSGFTIVNTKDANESAHLAAESADKGKADLIQKGFLSTSALLKTVLSRDFSLRAADTLNHVAVLGFPGYHKLLGLTDGGMVVKPTFDQKVQIINNSIKLFHCLGYEKPKVAVSAAVDYIHQRLTATTEAAQLTAMNKDGLIPDCEVYGPVTFDAATSRSVALSRGITNYVAGDADIFLVDSIEECNIVSKTLILLSPATFAGVIVGARVPVSLVSRTDTARNKLASISIACLFSHYLKAAK